The Glycine max cultivar Williams 82 chromosome 12, Glycine_max_v4.0, whole genome shotgun sequence genome window below encodes:
- the LOC100779929 gene encoding nucleolin 1, producing MGKSSKKSALKVDAVPAVVPPSKSAKKGGKRQAQDEIEKQLSAKKQKINEVAQKQKEAKVQKKESSSDDSSSESEDEKPAPKSAVLSKKIPAKNGAAPPKKGKLASSSSEDDSSDEDGVRAKKPQKMVAEKQKNGATVQKKKVESSSDDSSSESEAEKPAVKATVPSKKTPTKNGNLSTPAKKGKAASSSSSSDSSEDDSSDEDEVATKKQTKEVKVQKGKEESSSDDSSSESEDEKPAAKVAVPPKNQSAKNGTLSTPAEKGKPAASSSSSESSDDDSDEDEAPKSKVAPAAGKNVPASTKITQPSESSESDSDSSSDEDKNKKKPATAKLPALSVAPALKVESSDDESSESSDEDNDAKPAVTDVSKPSALAKKKVDSSDSDDSSSDEDKGKMDIDDDSSDESEEPQKKKTVKNPKESSDSSEEDSEDESEEEPSKTPQKRDRDVEMVDAASSGKKAPKTPVTPKEETGASKTLFVGNLPFSVERADVEDFFKDAGEVVDVRFATDDTGKFKGFGHVEFATAAAAQKALGLNGQQLFNRELRLDLARERGAYTPNSSNWNNSSQKSGRGQSQTVFVRGFDTSLGEDEIRGSLQEHFGSCGDITRVSIPKDYESGAVKGFAYVDFSDVDSMGKALELHETELGGYTLTVDEAKPRDNQGSGGRGAGGRSGGGRFGGRSGGGGGGRFGGRGGGGRFGGSGGGGRFGGSGGGRFGGRGGGGRGRGNRPNLAAEGTGKKTKFADDE from the exons ATGGGCAAGTCAAGCAAGAAATCAGCTCTCAAG GTCGACGCTGTTCCAGCTGTGGTTCCGCCATCCAAGTCTGCCAAGAAGG GAGGCAAGAGACAAGCTCAAGATGAAATTGAGAAGCAATTGAGTGCCAAAAAACAGAAGATAAATGAGGTTGCTCAGAAACAAAAGGAGGCAAAGGTGCAAAAGAAGGAAAGTAGTTCAGATGATTCTTCTTCAGAATCTGAAGATGAG AAACCTGCACCCAAATCTGCTgttctttcaaaaaagataccTGCTAAGAATGGTGCTGCCCCTCCAAAGAAAGGCAAGCTCGCCTCCAGTTCTTCTGAAGATGACTCCTCTGATGAGGATGGTGTGCGTGCAAAGAAGCCACAGAAAATGGTTgctgagaaacaaaagaatggaGCAACTGTGCAAAAGAAAAAGGTGGAAAGTAGTTCAGATGATTCTTCTTCAGAATCTGAAGCTGAG AAACCTGCAGTAAAAGCTACTGTACCTTCAAAAAAGACACCTACTAAAAATGGCAATTTAAGTACCCCAGCAAAGAAAGGCAAGGCAGCTAGCAGCTCCAGTTCTTCTGATTCATCTGAAGATGACTCTTCTGATGAGGATGAAGTGGCTACAAAAAAGCAAACAAAAGAAGTGAAAGTGCAAAAGGGTAAGGAGGAAAGTAGTTCAGATGATTCTTCATCCGAATCTGAAGATGAG AAACCCGCAGCAAAAGTTGCTGTTCCTCCAAAAAATCAATCTGCCAAAAATGGTACTCTAAGTACTCCAGCTGAGAAAGGCAAGCCAGCTGCCAGTTCAAGCTCATCTGAATCATCTGATGATGACTCTGATGAGGATGAA GCTCCAAAATCCAAGGTGGCCCCTGCAGCAGGCAAGAATGTACCTGCTTCTACAAAGATAACTCAGCCAAGTGAAAGCTCTGAGTCTGATTCTGATAGCAGCTCTGATGAGGACAaa AATAAGAAAAAACCTGCAACTGCTAAGCTGCCTGCATTGTCAGTTGCTCCAGCTTTGAAAGTGGAAAGCTCAGATGATGAATCAAGTGAAAGCTCTGATGAAGACAAT GATGCAAAACCCGCCGTAACTGATGTGTCAAAGCCTTCTGCTCTTGCAAAGAAGAAGGTTGACAGCTCTGATTCTGATGATAGCAGCTCTGATGAAGATAAG GGGAAGATGGATATTGATGATGATAGTTCTGATGAAAGTGAAGAGccacaaaagaaaaag ACTGTGAAAAATCCAAAAGAAAGCAGTGATAGTTCCGAAGAAGACAGTGAGGATGAAAGTGAGGAGGAACCCTCCAAAACTCCTCAGAAAAGA GACAGGGATGTGGAGATGGTTGATGCTGCCTCGTCTGGAAAGAAAGCG CCTAAGACCCCAGTTACACCCAAAGAAGAAACTGGCGCTTCAAAGACACTATTTGTTGGGAACTTGCCATTTAGTGTTGAACGAGCTGACGT GGAAGATTTCTTCAAGGATGCTGGAGAAGTTGTTGATGTTCGATTTGCTACAGATGATACTGGGAAGTTTAAAGGATTTGGACATGTTGAGTTTGCAACAGCAGCGGCTGCTCAAAAG GCCCTTGGATTGAATGGACAACAATTGTTTAATCGTGAACTCCGACTTGATTTAGCTCGGGAAAGGGGTGCATATACCCCCAACAGCAG CAACTGGAACAACTCATCCCAGAAAAGTGGAAGAGGCCAGTCTCAAACAGTATTTGTAAGGGGTTTCGATACATCCCTTGGAGAAGATGAG ATACGAGGGAGTTTGCAAGAACATTTTGGATCTTGTGGGGACATTACCAGGGTGTCGATTCCTAAAGATTATGAGTCTGGTGCTGTCAAGGG GTTTGCTTACGTAGACTTCAGTGACGTTGATAGCATGGGCAAAGCTCTAGAACTCCATGAAACTGAACTTGGAGGTTATACCTTAACAGTGGATGAAGCCAAACCTAGAGATAATCAGGGTTCTGGTGGTAGAGGTGCCGGTGGAAGGAGTGGTGGCGGTCGATTTGGTGGTaggagtggtggtggtggtggtggtcgaTTTGGTGGAAGAGGTGGTGGCGGTCGATTTGGTggaagtggtggtggtggtcgaTTTGGTGGAAGTGGTGGTGGCCGATTTGGTGGAAGAGGTGGCGGTGGAAGGGGTCGTGGAAATAGACCCAACCTTGCTGCGGAAGGCACAG GGAAAAAGACCAAATTTGCTGATGACGAGTAG